The genomic interval GAGCAATGGGAACAATCCCTTCAAGCGGTAAGAAAGTCCCTGGGAAACATGGTATCAAGAAAACTCAAGAGCAAAACGTATCAGACTTCGCTTCCAGGAGCGCCTGACGGAGAGTACGTCGTGATTCAATATCAGACATCTTTTGAGAACAAGAAATCAGCAGTCGAAACGGTCACGACTATGAAGGAAAAGGATGGCACGTGGAGGGTTGCAGGCTACTTCATCAAGTGAGGTG from Syntrophorhabdales bacterium carries:
- a CDS encoding DUF4019 domain-containing protein; this encodes MIWRVLAVLAACMIVWCGSAMAASQGAESAAVSATDRWLKVVDSGKYAESWNEAADYFKAAVRQEQWEQSLQAVRKSLGNMVSRKLKSKTYQTSLPGAPDGEYVVIQYQTSFENKKSAVETVTTMKEKDGTWRVAGYFIK